A genomic stretch from uncultured Pseudodesulfovibrio sp. includes:
- a CDS encoding RluA family pseudouridine synthase — MPEAQFITVSEAESGQKLLQLLERRLTGDVPRSAIQKWIRKGQVRVDKGRKKPFDRITAGQIVRIPPYAPGEINATVSTGTLVVTYEDVDFMAISKPAGLAAHGGDKITDSVTARLRSIHANAEFMPTLAHRLDRDTSGLLLAAKSYEALRTLNDQFAAGSIGKLYIAWVNGKWQEQETVLLEDRMEKDGAPGNEKVRTGTGKTALAKVTGLISGNRQSLVAVRLLTGRTHQIRVQLASRDHPVCGDHKYGRSRDRTAMRLHCYAMQIMGKTITVDPPWSGKWEVPSDALRNALPLLYDD; from the coding sequence ATGCCAGAAGCACAATTCATCACCGTTTCCGAAGCCGAATCAGGACAGAAGCTGCTCCAACTGCTGGAGCGAAGGCTGACCGGCGACGTTCCACGATCTGCCATCCAGAAATGGATTCGCAAAGGACAGGTGCGCGTGGATAAAGGCCGAAAAAAGCCCTTCGACCGCATCACAGCAGGACAAATTGTCCGCATCCCGCCCTATGCGCCGGGAGAAATCAATGCCACCGTCTCAACCGGCACTCTTGTTGTCACGTATGAAGATGTTGACTTCATGGCTATTTCCAAACCGGCCGGACTGGCGGCTCACGGCGGTGACAAAATCACAGATTCGGTGACCGCCCGACTACGCTCCATCCATGCAAACGCGGAATTCATGCCGACACTGGCGCACCGGCTTGACCGGGACACCTCTGGCCTGCTGCTCGCAGCCAAAAGTTATGAAGCATTGCGTACACTCAACGATCAGTTTGCAGCAGGGAGTATAGGCAAACTCTACATCGCATGGGTAAACGGAAAATGGCAGGAACAGGAAACCGTATTATTGGAAGACCGCATGGAAAAAGACGGCGCACCAGGAAATGAAAAAGTTCGCACGGGCACTGGCAAAACAGCACTGGCCAAAGTAACTGGACTCATTTCAGGAAACCGGCAAAGCCTTGTCGCCGTGCGGCTGCTCACGGGACGTACCCATCAGATTCGCGTACAGCTGGCATCTCGAGACCACCCTGTCTGCGGAGACCATAAATACGGCAGATCCAGAGATCGCACAGCCATGCGCCTTCATTGCTACGCCATGCAGATCATGGGAAAGACCATCACAGTTGACCCACCGTGGAGCGGAAAGTGGGAAGTACCATCAGACGCACTTCGAAACGCACTGCCTTTATTGTACGACGACTAG
- the tsaA gene encoding tRNA (N6-threonylcarbamoyladenosine(37)-N6)-methyltransferase TrmO: MKTITYSPIGIIHTPFTSLDDMPIQPTGAKDVLGEIRVNEELAEGLEDLNGFSHIHLLYHFHKNSEFQLKVTPFMDTVQRGLFSTRAPRRPNMIGMSVVRLESVEGNILRVRGIDVLDGTPLLDIKPYVAKFDAAPADRFGWLDQNADKAETLRSDHRFVAESD, translated from the coding sequence ATGAAGACCATCACTTACAGCCCCATCGGCATAATACACACGCCATTTACGTCTCTAGACGACATGCCGATTCAACCCACCGGGGCAAAGGATGTGCTTGGTGAAATCCGGGTGAACGAGGAGTTGGCGGAAGGACTGGAAGATCTGAACGGGTTCTCACATATCCATCTTTTGTACCATTTTCATAAAAACAGCGAGTTTCAACTCAAGGTCACACCGTTTATGGATACCGTGCAACGCGGTTTGTTCTCCACGCGTGCTCCACGACGACCAAACATGATCGGCATGTCCGTTGTCCGGTTGGAATCCGTAGAAGGCAATATCTTGCGCGTTCGGGGGATTGATGTTCTGGACGGGACGCCGTTGCTTGATATCAAGCCTTATGTTGCAAAATTCGATGCTGCTCCGGCAGACCGTTTCGGCTGGCTGGATCAGAATGCGGACAAGGCCGAGACCCTGCGCTCAGACCACCGCTTTGTGGCGGAGTCGGATTAA
- a CDS encoding YdbL family protein, with translation MRNKTTLIIVMALIVCLAGSSAFAGALKDRILARKPAVAAMLADGTVGENNQGFLEFKGAQKQADVVAAENQDRATVYQAIAKKTGTTSELVGQRRAAKIAQSAPSGTWLQDSNGNWYKK, from the coding sequence ATGCGCAATAAGACCACACTCATCATCGTCATGGCCCTTATCGTCTGCCTTGCAGGTAGCTCGGCTTTTGCCGGTGCCCTCAAGGACCGTATTCTGGCCCGCAAACCAGCTGTTGCGGCCATGCTGGCTGACGGTACCGTAGGTGAGAACAACCAGGGATTTCTCGAATTCAAGGGCGCACAGAAACAGGCTGACGTCGTGGCTGCAGAGAACCAGGACCGTGCCACTGTCTATCAGGCCATAGCCAAAAAGACAGGAACAACTTCTGAGCTGGTGGGCCAGCGCCGTGCCGCCAAGATCGCCCAGTCCGCCCCCTCTGGCACATGGCTTCAAGACTCAAACGGCAATTGGTATAAAAAATAA
- a CDS encoding DUF697 domain-containing protein: protein MSKQMKNFLTLVGVIVIGAFFAFIYDCIVGLSDFAGRINMEAAPWVFWGLLLTVVVSFGWLAATALLRPKPMMVYADPSPEDLVRFRQALVKRLGKNRILKEADIRVSGEADLEAGLAVLRDRADQEIRSTAKRVFIGTAVSQNGRLDSLVVLFLISRLAWRISKLYNQRPHYRELVNLYANIAATSFLAGSIEEFGIEEYVHELMGPMIASSAMGAMPGAEAIAGTVTTSILSGSTNALLTMRCGIVARNYMSLELDAKGLMRRSATLEAAKMFMSISGETVTQVTRLLVKGSSGAVMKGAKKAVKTMGASVTGTAGVVGAGAKSVGRGVTNSAKYVGRGVKGSAEAVKQRMSNSTKAVKQGVKGSAKAVGEGVKGSAKSVGDGAKSITKSAEQIVDKAADGVKRSIQRVEQSAQRVTREFGPAVEKVDAAAGKAKGFLRSTAQSVGKKARTLRDIIPGKGRKSKGKSDES, encoded by the coding sequence ATGTCCAAACAAATGAAAAATTTTCTGACGCTTGTCGGTGTCATTGTCATAGGGGCGTTTTTTGCCTTCATATATGATTGTATTGTCGGGCTGTCAGATTTTGCTGGGCGTATTAACATGGAAGCGGCCCCGTGGGTCTTCTGGGGGCTGCTGTTGACCGTGGTTGTTTCGTTCGGCTGGCTTGCGGCGACGGCTTTGCTGCGTCCGAAGCCCATGATGGTGTACGCTGATCCTTCGCCAGAGGATTTGGTGCGATTTCGTCAGGCTCTCGTTAAAAGACTCGGAAAGAACCGTATCCTGAAAGAAGCTGATATCCGTGTGTCTGGTGAGGCCGACCTGGAGGCCGGACTTGCCGTTCTGCGTGACCGGGCCGATCAGGAGATTCGAAGCACGGCAAAACGTGTGTTTATCGGGACTGCTGTTTCCCAGAACGGACGGCTTGATTCACTGGTGGTGTTGTTTCTCATTTCGCGTCTGGCCTGGCGGATATCCAAGTTATACAACCAGCGTCCGCACTATCGGGAACTTGTCAATCTGTATGCAAATATTGCGGCCACATCCTTTCTTGCCGGGAGTATTGAAGAATTCGGCATCGAGGAATATGTCCACGAACTGATGGGCCCGATGATCGCCAGTTCCGCGATGGGTGCCATGCCCGGTGCCGAGGCTATTGCCGGAACTGTGACTACATCGATTCTGAGCGGCTCCACCAATGCGCTGCTAACCATGCGATGTGGTATTGTGGCCCGCAATTATATGAGCCTGGAACTGGACGCCAAAGGACTGATGCGTCGGTCGGCAACTTTGGAGGCCGCTAAAATGTTTATGTCCATCAGTGGCGAGACCGTGACGCAGGTGACCAGACTTTTGGTCAAGGGATCGTCCGGTGCCGTGATGAAGGGCGCGAAAAAGGCGGTTAAGACCATGGGGGCGTCCGTGACGGGCACCGCCGGAGTCGTGGGAGCCGGAGCCAAGTCTGTGGGGCGCGGTGTGACAAACTCTGCGAAATATGTCGGGCGTGGCGTGAAAGGTTCGGCTGAAGCCGTGAAGCAGCGCATGAGCAACTCGACCAAAGCCGTGAAGCAGGGTGTTAAGGGCTCGGCAAAGGCTGTGGGTGAGGGGGTCAAAGGCTCTGCCAAGTCTGTCGGTGACGGAGCAAAATCTATTACCAAAAGCGCTGAGCAGATAGTGGACAAGGCCGCCGACGGAGTGAAGCGATCTATCCAAAGAGTAGAGCAGTCTGCCCAGAGAGTGACCCGTGAATTCGGACCTGCCGTGGAAAAGGTCGATGCTGCGGCGGGCAAGGCCAAAGGGTTCTTGCGCTCGACCGCTCAGTCTGTGGGGAAAAAAGCCCGTACTCTTCGCGATATAATCCCTGGCAAGGGGCGGAAGTCGAAAGGGAAGTCCGACGAAAGTTAA
- a CDS encoding C40 family peptidase, with amino-acid sequence MGGAMKYHSMVRPLILLLTAALLSATALSGCGTKSTAPISPDSVVHSQPASPKAASVIRTARVLVGYPYKWGGHIPETGFDCSGLTWFVYRQNGINLPRVSWQQFSAGISVDRKDIRPGDLVFYEVNKLGKSLHVGIVTDRATFVHAPSSGKQVIESSLNSQYWAGHYLGARRVL; translated from the coding sequence ATGGGCGGCGCGATGAAGTATCACTCCATGGTACGCCCTCTTATTCTGCTCCTTACAGCGGCTCTGCTCTCCGCAACCGCTCTCTCGGGCTGCGGGACCAAATCGACTGCACCCATATCGCCCGATTCGGTCGTGCACAGCCAACCGGCCTCGCCCAAAGCCGCTTCTGTCATCCGCACAGCGCGGGTATTGGTGGGATACCCATACAAATGGGGTGGCCACATACCGGAGACCGGGTTCGACTGTTCCGGGTTGACATGGTTCGTCTATCGACAAAACGGCATCAACCTGCCCCGCGTATCCTGGCAACAGTTCAGCGCCGGAATATCCGTTGACCGAAAAGACATCCGCCCCGGGGACCTTGTCTTCTATGAAGTGAATAAGCTCGGAAAATCACTGCATGTCGGCATCGTCACCGACCGCGCCACCTTTGTGCACGCCCCCAGCTCCGGCAAACAGGTTATAGAATCGAGTCTGAACTCCCAGTATTGGGCAGGCCACTACCTGGGCGCACGCCGAGTCCTTTAA
- a CDS encoding BON domain-containing protein, with protein MHRLLPIFMMLAALTFSAMTTGCAVYDVAVEERNAGDWADDKTISFVIEKDFLADDQVKYLDFDAYSYEGHVYIIGEYESRAQVDQAVKIAKAVKGVRSVTTYVLPKRAHDYCGTTDSLDIYAKLKEKLIRDKNIWSTNIEFEVLQCNVVLVGLLGSSGEISRAIGHAKSVPGVRNVKSFLKVKR; from the coding sequence ATGCACCGTTTACTTCCCATATTCATGATGCTCGCAGCCCTGACCTTTTCAGCAATGACTACAGGCTGTGCCGTATACGACGTGGCCGTTGAAGAGCGAAATGCCGGAGATTGGGCCGACGATAAGACCATCTCTTTTGTCATTGAAAAGGATTTTCTCGCCGACGATCAGGTCAAATACCTCGACTTTGACGCGTACAGCTACGAAGGACACGTCTACATCATCGGTGAATACGAGAGCCGCGCTCAGGTCGATCAGGCCGTGAAGATCGCCAAGGCCGTCAAGGGCGTCCGTTCTGTGACAACCTATGTCCTGCCAAAACGGGCCCATGATTATTGCGGCACCACGGACAGCCTGGATATCTATGCCAAGCTCAAGGAAAAGCTCATCAGAGACAAGAACATATGGTCCACCAACATCGAATTCGAAGTGCTACAATGTAATGTCGTTCTGGTTGGACTTCTCGGCAGCAGCGGAGAAATTTCACGGGCCATCGGACATGCCAAAAGCGTTCCCGGAGTTCGCAATGTCAAATCCTTCCTCAAGGTCAAGAGGTAG